A section of the Roseivirga sp. BDSF3-8 genome encodes:
- a CDS encoding TIR domain-containing protein, translating to MQSTEYDIVISFSEDQRDIAVGIKLALDAINISAYYYCYDPEVNLGINLKQNLYNVYRNSGHLAICIFSEDYFKKEYTLVELKAVLDRSKAEPDYMFPVRTNNIKLPEVFNGVTYFDWNKDPKAIAQIARQRLNKKSTTFLESDAKRIALKDKQSLLNAISRYSSINSNSADFYYSLGLHYYYLNLSPDDQIKAAKNFHKAFSLNPSFHQAMYFYSRAKIQAVGIDRIKYSQIKDPVGILIRAIAMQPNNIEYYNWASLINQNFYSKHGLISPLITIV from the coding sequence ATGCAATCTACCGAATACGATATTGTCATTTCATTTTCTGAAGACCAGAGAGATATAGCCGTGGGAATAAAGCTGGCACTGGATGCAATAAATATTTCTGCCTATTACTACTGTTATGACCCGGAGGTAAACCTGGGGATAAATCTAAAGCAAAATTTATACAATGTGTATAGAAACTCAGGCCATTTGGCAATTTGTATATTCTCTGAGGACTACTTCAAAAAAGAATACACGCTGGTAGAGCTTAAGGCTGTTTTGGATCGAAGTAAAGCAGAGCCGGACTATATGTTCCCAGTCCGAACCAATAACATAAAACTTCCGGAGGTCTTTAATGGGGTAACGTACTTTGATTGGAATAAGGATCCAAAAGCCATAGCGCAGATTGCCAGGCAGAGGCTGAATAAAAAGTCTACAACATTCCTTGAAAGCGATGCTAAAAGAATTGCTTTAAAAGATAAACAATCACTTTTAAATGCCATCAGCCGATACTCATCAATTAATTCGAACAGTGCGGATTTTTATTATAGCTTAGGTTTACATTACTATTATTTGAACTTATCGCCTGATGATCAGATAAAAGCTGCCAAGAATTTTCACAAAGCATTTAGTCTCAATCCTTCCTTTCACCAGGCTATGTATTTCTATTCAAGGGCAAAAATTCAGGCTGTGGGCATTGATAGGATCAAATATAGTCAAATAAAGGATCCGGTAGGAATTCTAATAAGGGCTATAGCTATGCAGCCAAACAATATCGAATATTATAACTGGGCCTCACTAATAAATCAAAATTTTTATAGTAAACACGGGCTTATAAGTCCATTAATCACAATTGTATGA
- a CDS encoding VWA domain-containing protein → MAQTDFFSAESPENYEQKSICCFVVDVSGSMGGTPINQLNIGLQEFHQEILNDSTTSNRLEIAIVEFSSSVETVVPPSLVDSFSMPTLNVKGSTKLVDGVNAAIDLVESRKKWYKDTGQPYLRPWIILITDGAPDSGQDINGLASRIEISTKSKNFLFLPIGVEGADMNVLNTLAGYTSDGSGGWKKTSAMKLQGLKFSDFFKWVSASMSIVAGSQEGDKVTIPSTGDWLDTLEI, encoded by the coding sequence ATGGCACAAACAGATTTTTTTTCAGCAGAATCACCTGAAAATTATGAGCAAAAAAGTATATGCTGTTTCGTAGTTGATGTTTCAGGTTCAATGGGTGGTACTCCTATAAACCAGCTAAATATAGGACTTCAGGAATTTCACCAGGAAATCTTAAATGATTCAACAACTTCTAATAGATTAGAAATTGCAATAGTGGAATTTAGCAGTAGTGTTGAAACAGTAGTCCCTCCTTCATTAGTAGATAGCTTTTCCATGCCAACCCTAAATGTTAAGGGTTCTACAAAGTTAGTAGACGGAGTAAATGCAGCTATTGACTTGGTTGAATCACGCAAAAAATGGTATAAAGATACTGGTCAGCCCTATTTGAGGCCTTGGATTATACTAATAACAGATGGTGCGCCAGATTCTGGACAGGATATCAATGGCTTGGCAAGTAGAATAGAGATAAGTACAAAAAGTAAGAATTTTTTATTCCTGCCGATCGGTGTTGAAGGTGCGGACATGAATGTTCTCAACACCCTGGCCGGATATACCTCTGACGGATCAGGCGGGTGGAAAAAGACATCAGCAATGAAGCTTCAGGGGCTTAAATTTAGCGATTTCTTTAAATGGGTAAGTGCAAGTATGTCAATAGTAGCTGGGTCACAGGAAGGTGATAAAGTAACTATTCCCTCGACCGGTGACTGGCTAGACACTTTAGAGATATGA